The sequence CTTGCTAAATAATGAATCTGACTTAGCATCTCCTGTGTTCCTTTGCCATTGCGATATGCCGCTAAAAGGATACAGGTTCTCAGCAATTTCTCCGGATGTACCCATTTTTCAATAGAAAATAAAGAATCTGCACCAATAATAAAATAGAATTCATGTTCCGGATATCGGTCTTGAAAGTACTGCATCGTCTGATAGGAATAGGAAATCTCTTTTCCTTCTACTTCATATTTTTCCAGACGAAAATACGCATATGGCTGAATTGCTTTTTGCACCATCTCTACCCGATTCACAGTCATGGACTCAATGGCAGCACTCGACTTATGCGGTGGATTTCCGTTTGGCAGGAACCATACCTGATCGAGTCGAAAAAGTTTATATGCATAATTTCCAAGCATCAAGTGTCCATTATGAATGGGGTCGAATGTCCCCCCCATAATTCCAATCTTCATATTATTTCCTCTTTCATGATTCACTAAGGAAGTACGATTTTCTTCTTATCATCTTTTCCTTCTTTGTATAACACAATCTTTTTGCCTATTACCTGAACAACCTGGGAGCGGGTACGTTCTGCCAAGATCTGTGCAATTTCTTTCGGATCATCGGCACAGTTTTGAAGTACATTGATT comes from Coprococcus phoceensis and encodes:
- the nadD gene encoding nicotinate-nucleotide adenylyltransferase, encoding MKIGIMGGTFDPIHNGHLMLGNYAYKLFRLDQVWFLPNGNPPHKSSAAIESMTVNRVEMVQKAIQPYAYFRLEKYEVEGKEISYSYQTMQYFQDRYPEHEFYFIIGADSLFSIEKWVHPEKLLRTCILLAAYRNGKGTQEMLSQIHYLARKYECDIRLMNTPDLEVSSSDIRKRIKEGLPISEFVPEAVEKYIAEKHLFEEEQNEAVDNT
- the yhbY gene encoding ribosome assembly RNA-binding protein YhbY, with amino-acid sequence MTSKQRAYLKSLAMVMDPIFQVGKSSMTPELTNAIAEALTARELIKINVLQNCADDPKEIAQILAERTRSQVVQVIGKKIVLYKEGKDDKKKIVLP